The DNA segment CTTCAGCAGCAGCTatgtttctctgttttgttgCCCAGATTCGTATTTTTGCACGTCAGGAGGCCATCGATGCAGGACAAGGAGACTACGCCCTGAACAAAACGAGCGACATCCTGAAATTCTTTGAAGGCTATTATAAAGTCAAATACCCGCTCACCAAATCAGGTGAGAAATTAAGTTAATCTTTCCATAACGGTGAGTTTACTGTCAATAAATGAAGTAAATGCTGATGTTGAAATGCTGTGTGTAGATCAGGTGGCGCTGCCAGACTTTAACGCAGGTGCGATGGAGAACTGGGGTTTGATCACATACAGAGAAACAGCTCTGCTCTACGACAGTGAAGTGTCCTCTAACGGGAATAAAGAGCGAGTTGCCACCATCATCGCTCATGAACTCGCGCACATGGTACTTTTAACTCTCATTCGTCTTTACTGTCCCATTCATAGCAATAAAGTTGTAGTTAAAATtaactttaaataattaaactagATTTATTCTTCTTACTGATGGTTTACAGAAGCAGAACAGAGGCAAGCAGCATCCCAAAGTCTTTAATAAGAAAGATTACATACATATAAAGACTTTTAGACAAAAATCAAATCTGTAAAACGTGGGTTAGCATTGATGTTAAGTCTAATTAAAGTGCCATTTCATTAGGTTGGGTGTGGTCACGGTGTGGTTATAGCGTGGTCACGGTGTGGTCAGGGTGTGGTCACGGTGTGGTCATAGCGTGGTCACGGTGTGGTCACGGTGTGGTCACGGTGTGGTCACGTTGTGGTCACGGCGTGGTCACGGTGTGGTCACGGCGTGGTCACGGTGTGGTCAGGGTGTGGTCACGTCGTGGTCATGGTGTGGTCAGGGTGTGGTCACGGTGTGGTCATAGCGTGGTCACGGTGTGGTCAGGGTGTGGTCACGGCGTGGTCACGGTGTGGTCATAGTGTGGTCACGGTGTGGTCATGGTGTGGTCACGGCGTGTTCACGGTGTGGTCAGGGTGTGGTCATAGTGTGGTCACGGCGTGGTCCCGGTGTGGTCAGGGTGTGATCAGGGTGTGGTCAGGGCAGACGTACAGCAGAATGAAACAGACTCTAATAGAGTGATAAAAACAGAGtgcttgttttctctctcagtgGTTTGGGAACCTCGTTACTATAAAATGGTGGAACGATCTGTGGCTGAACGAAGGTTTCGCCTCCTACGTCGAATATCTCGGAGCTAACAGCACAGAACCTGACTGGCATATTGtaagttattcattcattaaactgatttttattgtttaaatcagGACTAAAACCTGTTAGTTTATCAGCCCAATGCtgtcttctgattggctgataaaactgaacacttCTTCTTCCTTCATCAGACAGATCTGATAGTGCTGAATGATGTGCACAGAGTTTTCGCCGTGGATGCTCTGGCCTCCTCCCACCCACTGTCctctaaagaagaagaagtcctGAGACCAGAGCAGATCAGTGAGGTGTTTGACGCTATCTCCTACAGCAAGGTAACACTCAAGAATAAACCTGATCCTTAACCCTGCAACTCAGTCCCACCCTTAATGTAACCCCACCCTCAATGTAACCCCACCCTCAATGTGACCCCACCCTCAATGTGATCCCACCCTCAATGTGACCTCACTCTCAATGTAACCCCACCCTCAATGTGACCCCACCCTCAATGTAACCCCACTCTCAATGTAACCCCACCCTCAATGTGACCCCACCCTCAATGTGATCCCACCCTCAAGGTAACCCCACCCTCAATGTAACCGCACCCCTCAATGTAACCCCACCCCTCAATGTAACCCCACTCGCAATGTAACCCCCCCCGCAATGTGATCCCACCCTCAAGGTAACCCCACCCCGCAATGTAACCCCACCCCTCAGTCCATCCAGACCCCTCTGTTTAACCCCACCCCTCTGTGTAACCCCACCCCTCAGCCTGCTCAATCTTAACaatctttattcatttacatcCTGTTTCTATAATGTACTTGATgtatagtgcgtgtgtgtgtgtgtgtgtgtgtgtgtgtgtgtgtgtgtgtgtgtgtgttatgcttCTAGGGGGCGTCGGTGTTGAGGATGCTCTCAGATTTCCTGACTGAAGAAGTTTTCAATCAGGGCCTCACTGTAGGTTccagctttttttcttcttaatttacataaaacaaaaaattacacaaGTTAAAGCGCCCTTCAGGATCGACTTCTGTTAGCTCGGGCTAGCTTAGCTTATCTAAGTTTACAGGGTCTACAGTAAGACACAGCAGATGTTCCATATCATCTACAGCTAACAATAAACACAGCTCAGATTGTCACTGTACCAAGACGGataaaaggacattttatttgcttcctgatatttgtaattaaaatgtgaattaCAAAGGgtatagggttagggttagggttaggatttagggttggggttagggttggggttggggttagggttagggttagggttaggatttagggttggggttagggttggggttagggttagggttggggttaggatttagggttagggttggggttagggttgggggttggggttagggttagggttggggttagcggttagtgttagggttagaattaggagtgagttagggttaggattaggatagggttggggttaggattaggagtgggttagagttggggttagggttagagctAGGagtgggttagggttggggttggggttggggttggggttggggttagggttggggttggggttagggttggggttagggttggggctAGGagtgggttagggttggggttggggttggggctAGGagtgggttagggttggggttagggttagagttggggttagggttggggttagggttggggttagggttgatAAACATTTCATTGTGTATTCTTAATTCAGTCACCGTTGGACGAGCGTCTATCACACAGAATCTACCAAGTGAATAAGTTGCATGAAGACTAAGTGTAAACACACAATAGTATAACAGCTTAtaattacacaatacacacagctgAGAACAATGTTCAGGGGGTGGAGCCAAATCAGCAAGGAAAGCATTAAGTGATGAatccacaatcattttattattgctTCTTCTTTCCAGAGCTACCTTAATCACTTCCAGTtccagaacacagtgtacacagacCTTTGGGATCATCTCCAACAGGTGAGATGTTTCACCCTGTAGTACTGAGTTCATCACAGTAAAGACGCAAACATGCAACAACAGGATGATATAAAAATGGTAGAAAATATTCGAGAaaatgaccaatcagaatccagaatttaAAAGAGCTTTGGTGAGAAATGAAATTAACTCATAGGTTAAAATGTTCCAAGGCGTCACGgtgccttagtggttagcacgttcgtctcacaccaccagggtcggggttcgattcccacctccaccttgtgtgtgtggagtttgcatgttctccctgtgcctcgggggtttcctccgggtactccggtttcctcccccggtccaaagacatgcatggtaggttgattggcatctctggaaaattgtgcgtagtgtgtgagtgtgtgagtgaatgagagtgtgtgtgtgtgccctgtgatgggttggcactccgtccagggtgtatcctgcctcgatgcccgatgacgcctgagataggcacaggctccccgtgacccgagaagttcggataagcggtaggaaataaatgagtgagtgagagagttaaAATGTCCCTTAAGTGTTTATTAGATCACTGAGGCTTGTAGCTTCTAAAACGTTCTATGTTTCTGATAGCGAAGCAGTCTGAACTCTGGAGGTTCTACAGTGAGCATTTTAGAGGTCCACCAGAGGAACAACCAGGAAGTGAATTCTGGAGTATATTATaaagtgttgtgtggtgtttaatGTCTGGTGTTTAATCTCTTTCAGGCTGTAGATGCTTCTGGAACACAGCTTCCATTGACTGTTAGTGCAATCATGGACCGCTGGGTTCTTCAGATGGGTTTCCCAGTGGTGACAGTTAACACAACGACGGGAGCGATCACTCAAGCTCACTTCCTCCTCGATCCTGAGTCTGTTGTGGAGCGACCTTCTCCTTTCAAGTAGGGCGGATTTCAAAGAAATCAACATTtcttcacaaaaacacacgatTCCTGAGATGTGTGACTGAATCCTGAATCATATACCAGATATGTGactgttattttcttttagctATGAGTGGATTGTTCCAATACAATGGATGAAGAATGGAGATAAGCAGAACATCTACTGGTTGAAGACCAAAAACGGTCAGTAGAGAACCAGACTGAGGATAAAAACcaaacatttaattttcacaaatctattattgaatttatatttcttttgaCAAACACACCCCTTTTATCAAACCAAAAATTATATTCACCCCTTTAACCCCTTCCCTCTCGGACGAGCCCAATGAACTCTCTCGTTCACATCAATGTCTCTGGGCTTCTCTGTAAGAACACAGTGAGGAATCTAAAGTTCACCAGACTTGTTGCTCAGCTACATAAATAAACTCTCGGTGTGATCAGTGTGTCTGGACCGATCGATGACTAAAACGGCAGTGAATGAGGACTTAATGCAAATCTTGATGATTTAATGATTTGAACATCTTTATAGAACAAAACAACATGATGAAAATGGTGGGCTCTGATTGGATGGTGGCCAACCTGGATGTGTTGGGATACTACAGAGTGAACTATGACAGGGAGAACTGGATGAAGCTGATAAACAAGCTCCAGACATCTCATAAGGTACCGACTACAGCAGAAACTTCTTCTAAAAGCAACAACCACAACATGTTTTTAGAACCTTCTCCACCTTTATTACTGGTTTACTGGAGAACTCTGGTGTTTACTGGCATACTGATGGAGCTCGTTCATGTTTGTTTGAtcgtttatttattgtttgatgGAATTGTTGCCGTggtgattattttctttttcttgttgaGTTTGAAAAGTCTGAAATAAGATTCTCAGTGACATTGAACCCGTGTTTCTTTGTTCTCCAGAACATCTCTGTGATTAACCGAGCTCAGATTATAGATGATGCTTTTAATCTTGCAAGGTGAGTATTAAGTTATTACTCGGCtcactataacattttaagAAAACATTATTTGACGATTGATTTTGGAGCCATTTAAGACGAGCTCTGGGTGTTATTTAATATCATTCTTATTGCCATCAATCAGCCAACCGGATCTCACTCTACTGCACTGATATTAGTAAAGCAGGATATTTGTTTGTCATCAGGGCGAGAATTATTGAGACCGAGTTGGCTCTGGACACTACACTGTATTTATCAGTGGAGAGAGAGTACATGCCCTGGGAGTCAGCACTGGACAATCTGGATTACTTCTACCTCATGTTTGATCGCACAGAGATTTATGGATTATTGCAGGTCGGTTTATATTctacatcgtgtgtgtgtgtgtgtgtttactggtgaGGTGGTGGTGGGTGGCGTTATGGTGAGGGGGCGGAgtttgtttccttttctctcagatCTAACTGCATCATTTCATTAAGCAGAATTACACAATGCAACAAGTGGAGCCACTTTTCCAGTACTTCGAAGCCCTCACTAACAGCTTCACCACCATCCCTGACCATCACATGGACCAGTGAGTCTCTGTGGTTGTATAGAATTATTTAGCTTTGAATCTCTGTTAtatgaatttaattttaaatctttGCTGTGTGTCAAAGAGCCGTCATAGTTTCAGTCgtttagttgtttttttggtttttgcattttatttattttagttgatAAAAGTTTTGTAGTAAATTCTAAATCAAGCAacaaatctgcatttttttcttatacgtttaattttaaaaatacaaatacgaTGTTTTATTGAATGACAGTtaatatataactaataaataTAGTTATTTTGGTGATATATCGTTtacattgtatgtgtgtgtgtgtgtgtgtgtgtgtgtgtgtgtgtgtgtgtgtgtgtgttccaggtaTAATGAGGTGAACGCTCTGCGTGTGGCCTGCAGCACCGGAGTGGTCAATTGCACAACTCTTGTAAAGACATGGTTTGAGAAATGGATGTCAAATCCCAGCTACAACCCGTGAGTCTTATTATGatcatatacactatatatatatgttttgtcTGTGACACACACGCGTAAactataatgaatattaatacacGAGATAGAGATCCCATTTGCTCGTCATTTTAcactccttgaaccgccaccttattgtggtggaggggtttgcgtgcctgaatgatcctaggagctatttTGTctgggctttttgcccctggtagggtctcccaaggcaaacagttCCTGGGTGacgggccagacaaagagcggttcaaaaccccttatgaagaagaataaaacaaggTCCGTGATGTCGCCCGGTATGgtgcaaccggggccccaccctggagccaggcccggggttggggctcgcatgcgagcgcctggtggctgggtcttaccccacggggcctggccgggctcagcccgaaggagcgacgtggggccgatctccagTGGGCCCAcaacctgcaggagaaaccgtgaGGGGCCAGTGCATTGTGGATTAGGTGGCAGctgaaggcgggggcctcggcgacccaatccccggacacagaatctggctctagggacatggaatgtcaccatGCTGGGgggagctggtgcgggaggtagAGAGaaaccgactagagatagttgggctcgcctccatgcacagcttggactctggaacccaactcctcgagagaggctggactctttactactctggagttgcccgacGGTGAGAggggcggcgggctggtgtgggcttgctcatagccccccagctcagccgcCATGtattggagttcaccccggtgaatgagagggtcgtttccctgtgccttcgggtcggggagaggtctctcactgttatttgtgcttacagGCCAAATggtagtgtagagtacccgaccttcttggcgtctctgggaggggtgctggaaagtgctccgaccgggaaATCTGTTGTTCTACTGGGAGACTTCAACATTcatgtgggcagcgacagtgacacctggaggggtgtgattgggaggaatgcccccccccgacctgaacccgagtggtgttctctTATTGGACTTCtttgctagtcacagtttgtccataatgaacaccatgttcaagcataaaggtgtccatcagtgcacgtggcaccaggacaccgtGGGTcagaggtcgatgatcgactttgtggttgtttcatctgacctccggccgtatgtcttggacactcgggtaaagaaaggggcggagctgtcaactgatcaccacctggtgggaagttggatccgatggcgggggaggaagttgctCAGACTTGGCATACCCAAacatactgtgagggtctgctgggaacgttttgcagagtctcctgtcagagagatcttcaactcccacctccggcagagcttcatcCAGATCCCGAGgaaggttggagacattgagtccgagtggaccatgttctccacctccattgtcgacgcggctgctcggagctgtggcctctgaggaagcagagggcgggggcccccgtgacccggtcccggataagcggtagaaaatggatggatggatggttcaTTAGTAACGTGATTTTATTCTCCACAGAGTTCCAGTgtatttgttcatgtttatttcGACATTATTTCTGTATCAGTTGGAGTCTAATATAATACAGCACCCATCAGCTCTGCCTGGTATGTAGGAGTCTGGTAATGTTGTTATTCTCCTTACACAGGATCCACCCTAACCTTCGGTCCACGGTGTACTGCCAGGCCATCGCTGCAGGGGGCGCCACAGAGTGGGACTTTGCTTGGTCCATGTTTAAGAACGCAACCATCGCCACCGAGGCCGACAAACTGAGAGCCGCCATGGCATGCAGCTCCACACCAGAGATCCtcaaaaagtaaagaaaaaaacttttattaaacaataatgacataaatgcaaataaatttacATCAACATttgatgttctgtaaagctgctttaatacGACGTCCACAAATAACGTGACACACgttggccactttattaggaacagccaATCAGTCAAACGTGGTAGAAGCACAATGTATACAAACCTACACAGTGTCAGAACACACGACACCTCAAACCATGAGGTGGATGAGGTACAaaagcagaa comes from the Tachysurus fulvidraco isolate hzauxx_2018 chromosome 17, HZAU_PFXX_2.0, whole genome shotgun sequence genome and includes:
- the anpepb.1 gene encoding alanyl (membrane) aminopeptidase b, tandem duplicate 1; translation: MGKGFYISKTVGIFGIVLAVGAVATIIALSVVYSEEKSRNKEIEVKPTEGTTTTTNQQTTNQQTTNQQSTNQQTTNQQTTIQQTTNQSTTNQSTTPAPIEPWDSFRLPDTLIPEFYDITLWPRLKPNAEGLYIFTGNSSVVFKCVKETDLILIHANKLNLTSEAVLTTLNGSPAPSITSNRIVSETQYFVFHLSEKLKAGDWYRLHTEFIGELADDLGGFYRSEYEVNNVKKVVATTQMQATDARKAFPCFDEPAMKAYFNITLLHEPGTIALSNGREIDSVEVMEGGEKLNKTRYEKTQRMSTYLLAFIVSDFKSIEKMSDEVLIRIFARQEAIDAGQGDYALNKTSDILKFFEGYYKVKYPLTKSDQVALPDFNAGAMENWGLITYRETALLYDSEVSSNGNKERVATIIAHELAHMWFGNLVTIKWWNDLWLNEGFASYVEYLGANSTEPDWHITDLIVLNDVHRVFAVDALASSHPLSSKEEEVLRPEQISEVFDAISYSKGASVLRMLSDFLTEEVFNQGLTSYLNHFQFQNTVYTDLWDHLQQAVDASGTQLPLTVSAIMDRWVLQMGFPVVTVNTTTGAITQAHFLLDPESVVERPSPFNYEWIVPIQWMKNGDKQNIYWLKTKNEQNNMMKMVGSDWMVANLDVLGYYRVNYDRENWMKLINKLQTSHKNISVINRAQIIDDAFNLARARIIETELALDTTLYLSVEREYMPWESALDNLDYFYLMFDRTEIYGLLQNYTMQQVEPLFQYFEALTNSFTTIPDHHMDQYNEVNALRVACSTGVVNCTTLVKTWFEKWMSNPSYNPIHPNLRSTVYCQAIAAGGATEWDFAWSMFKNATIATEADKLRAAMACSSTPEILKKYLTYTLDPTKIRKQDATSTIIYVANNVVGQPLAWDFIRANWEYIYREYGGGSFSFANLINGVTKRFSTESDLNQLEQFKKDNEHIGFGSGSMAIEQSIERTKANIKWLNQNRDVVKVWLEAAIK